Genomic window (Kazachstania africana CBS 2517 chromosome 10, complete genome):
tatattttatatacaGGATTATACATAAGCAGGTGTTATGAAGTAACtctttctaaatttgtGCCTAGTTGATTGTTTATTTCTGGTCGTTTGATGTCAGTAATTCATTAGCATCCTTTTGTAGATCAAAAGtcttttccatttcaaTCAATTGCTGCTCAGCCAGTATCGACAATGACAAAGGGACCCCAAGTAACAGTGCAGAGGTGGTTAATGCCCATGTTAAACTTCCACCTTTGttaaaaactttttttaGAAACACGCTGGTAGTgtcaaaaaatttgcaaACACTTTGTCTCTTATTTGGTGGAACAATCTCCTTTAATGCAATCAATCTCTCCATTAAATTCTCgttttcattgaaatcttcttcaaaatcactgtcttcttcatctgcCTCTTCGTCGTTAacatttctcttttccaGCTCATTTAGCGGTTCAGCTGGAATAACCTGTGGATCTTGAGCAGATGGAGAGTCATCCTTTAGCTCAGTCAATTGTACCATATCTCTTCTTAGTGCGTATCGCTGGGGCTTTCACTCCTAACTCTTACCTAACTTCTGACTAAGTTGGGTCTTccattttatcaataacGTATATAGACGACCCAAAAGACTCAAGATCTCGTcgggcaaaaaaaaaatcgtATGCAATGACCCAAAAATGCTTCCTAATTAACTAAAAAGAATTACACTAATATACAAAAGGTTTAGAGTTAAATATGATCGGCTCGATGATGTTGGTCTAATGCTTTCTAGGCTTCTTGCTCTTCTTTAGGGACTTCATCTCGCTGTTGTAGATGTTGGTGCCGTTTTCCGTGGATCTTTTGGTACCGGTTTTCACGCTGACGACACCATTTGATTTTGCagccttttcaatatctttgtTGGAGTCCCATTCGTTGATGTTGTCTGAAATGGTATATTTATCCAGCTTCAAAGAGttgatcaattctttttgtttttctcTCATGGCTCTATTCGCTTCAGTACCAGCCTCTTCTAAATCTTCGTCTAATTGATCCAGGGCTTCAGCTGCATTGTAGCTTTTGACTTCTTCACCATTCATTTcagcaattttttcatcgGTTCtctttggtaaattttGATCGATTGATTCACTTAATAGTTGACGGAAGTATAGAGAGAACTTTCTTATGATCTTGGCAAACATAGCAatgatttgatttgatggtaatttcaattctttagTGATTGAATCGATACTTTTACGTTGTAGACCAATTGCCAATAAAATTGCACTTTGAACACCGGATAGGTTGACAGTGTCACCCATTCTGCCACTGAAATATAGAATTGATAACATTGGTAATAAATCTACAATGACATGGTAATCCAATAAGTTGTTGGCATAACTGTCTAATCTCTTCAAATCGAAAGGagagaaaatatcatcaagtTGGGTTCTGGTTAATTCATTGGAAAATTCTGCACCGTTATATAATTCAGATACTTTCTTGCAACATTCAATAACATTCAAAGATTGAACTGACGTGAACTTATTGAAATCGTATGAAAGTAAAGATAGGAATCTCTTGTGGAAGTCATTGGCAAAAGCAACCAACCAATTTGCCTCTCTGCCTTCGAGAACATTTAGCATAACACACGTATGTTCACCAGTTAAA
Coding sequences:
- the TOM22 gene encoding Tom22p (similar to Saccharomyces cerevisiae TOM22 (YNL131W); ancestral locus Anc_2.137), with translation MVQLTELKDDSPSAQDPQVIPAEPLNELEKRNVNDEEADEEDSDFEEDFNENENLMERLIALKEIVPPNKRQSVCKFFDTTSVFLKKVFNKGGSLTWALTTSALLLGVPLSLSILAEQQLIEMEKTFDLQKDANELLTSNDQK